The Salvelinus namaycush isolate Seneca chromosome 1, SaNama_1.0, whole genome shotgun sequence genome has a window encoding:
- the LOC120056502 gene encoding retinoblastoma-like protein 2 has product MVNFSHQPPGSFPLVIDIFSLAPYDFYKVIELVLRAEEGLLPGVVRHLTHIEEQVLESLAWRRDSPLWDQIRAAKGQGQLPAYHQVMLPQYSEDTDKMAKIPPTPSHLTSSLVNGIHGNDLNPPITHHERYSSPPAGSKMAACPTTPVSPSQSSSVIVTGQTVVTMASDTVTTNNGQSVTIPVRGIANDRGGITFTLSVVGQPIPPQQVSSTSTQQPQNPVTHRPQSKGSISLFLRKVYHLVSMRLRDICVKLDICEALRLKIWTCVEHSLVHCTDLMLDRHLDQILMCAIYVMAKVTNVDMPFKLIMQCYKTQPQASNCLM; this is encoded by the exons ATGGTCAACTTCTCCCATCAGCCACCAGGCAGCTTCCCCCTGGTCATTGACATCTTTAGCCTGGCGCCATACGACTTCTACAAG GTGATAGAGCTGGTGCTGCGGGCTGAGGAGGGCTTGCTGCCGGGTGTGGTCAGGCATCTGACCCATATAGAGGAGCAGGTCCTGGAGAGTCTGGCCTGGAGGAGAGACTCACCACTCTGGGACCAGATCAGAGCTGCTAAGGGACAGGGACAGCTGCCTGCATACCATCAG GTGATGCTCCCCCAATACTCAGAGGACACAGACAAGATGGCCAAGATCCCTCCCACCCCTTCACACTTGACCTCAAGCCTTGTGAATGGGATCCATGGAAATGACCTGAACCCTCCGATTACCCACCATGAACGCTACAGCTCACCCCCTGCTGGCTCAAAGATGGCCGCTTGCCCTACCACACCAGTCAGCCCATCCCAGTCCTCCTCTGTCATTGTTACTGGACAGACTGTAGTCACCATGGCATcagacactgtcaccaccaaCAATGGCCAGTCAGTCACCATACCGGTTCGAG GCATTGCCAATGACCGGGGAGGCATCACATTTACCCTCAGTGTTGTGGGTCAGCCCATTCCTCCACAGCAAGTCTCCAGCACCTCTACCCAGCAGCCCCAGaacccagtcacacacagaccTCAGAGTAAGGGCTCCATCTCACTGTTCCTCCGCAAG GTCTACCACCTGGTGAGCATGCGTCTGAGGGACATCTGTGTTAAACTGGACATCTGTGAGGCGCTGCGGCTGAAGATCTGGACCTGCGTTGAACACTCCTTGGTCCACTGCACTGACCTCATGCTAGACCGACACCTGGACCAAATACTCATGTGTGCCATCTATGTCATGGCCAAG GTAACCAATGTTGACATGCCCTTCAAGCTCATCATGCAGTGCTACAAGACTCAGCCTCAAGCAAGCAACTGT TTGATGTAG